The Akkermansia sp. N21116 genome includes a region encoding these proteins:
- a CDS encoding ABC transporter ATP-binding protein, with protein MHPLLRVFSYLRKYPILASLQLFCAIMMTLALVIFPEVTRYITNTIVPGKKWDELWFWSGLALGGFLIRDACNMCRILLNNTFEQKVIFDLRSDLHGKIQRLPLSWFDSRRTGDIMSRIMEDVTSMERVLIDGVEQGLVASIQVIAMAAALFYINPSVAVWATLPLPLLLAGSLFYSRDSHGRFRAEREATGNLNALLHDNIAGIRQVKAYAAEEEEHRIFRQFSSVLKSATLRIMRCWAVFNPGMSFISSLGFVAVLAFGGQAVMKGNLDMGEWLQFFLMMGFLYEPLARLHQLNHILLGGRAAAIRVFEILDEKEEENSNEGNHLQMPVRGEILFDNVSFNYVPGVPTLHHINLSIRPGQMVALVGATGAGKSTLLSLLTRFYECTDGEIYLDGQPLSLLSKASLRTALGYVTQESFLFNGTVRENMLLGKRNATDDEIFQALAAAHADEFVQALPEGLDTNVGERGIKLSGGEKQRISIARALLKNPPILLLDEATASVDTHTEKQIQQALDTLMKGRTSFVIAHRLSTIRHADIICVLEQGEIVEQGTHDELIALDGTYASLSRKSFLSEHNT; from the coding sequence ATGCATCCCCTTCTCAGAGTATTCTCCTATCTGCGCAAATACCCTATTTTAGCGAGTTTACAGCTATTTTGCGCCATCATGATGACTTTGGCTCTCGTCATTTTCCCGGAAGTGACACGTTACATCACCAACACGATCGTACCTGGAAAAAAGTGGGACGAACTCTGGTTTTGGTCCGGTCTGGCACTCGGAGGCTTCCTGATCCGTGACGCATGCAACATGTGCCGCATCCTTCTCAACAATACATTTGAGCAAAAAGTCATCTTTGATCTCAGGAGCGATCTGCACGGAAAAATACAGAGGCTTCCTCTTTCCTGGTTCGATTCCCGCAGGACGGGGGACATCATGTCGCGCATCATGGAAGACGTCACCTCGATGGAGCGAGTCCTGATTGACGGGGTGGAACAAGGGCTTGTAGCATCCATTCAGGTAATCGCCATGGCGGCGGCTCTGTTTTACATCAATCCGTCGGTTGCCGTCTGGGCTACGCTCCCTCTTCCTCTGCTTCTGGCCGGTTCTCTGTTCTACTCCCGCGACAGCCACGGCAGATTCCGTGCCGAACGCGAAGCTACAGGCAATCTCAATGCCCTGCTGCACGATAATATAGCGGGAATACGCCAGGTAAAAGCCTACGCCGCAGAAGAGGAAGAACACCGTATCTTCCGCCAGTTTTCTTCAGTCCTCAAATCCGCCACGCTACGAATCATGCGTTGCTGGGCCGTGTTCAACCCGGGTATGAGTTTCATCAGTTCCCTCGGTTTCGTCGCCGTTCTTGCCTTCGGAGGACAAGCTGTCATGAAGGGAAATCTGGACATGGGAGAATGGCTGCAATTCTTCCTGATGATGGGATTCCTCTACGAACCCCTTGCCAGGCTCCACCAGCTTAACCACATCCTTCTCGGAGGCAGGGCAGCCGCCATCCGCGTCTTTGAAATTCTGGATGAAAAGGAAGAGGAAAACTCGAATGAAGGGAACCATCTTCAAATGCCTGTTCGCGGCGAAATTCTTTTCGACAACGTTTCCTTCAATTATGTGCCGGGAGTCCCTACTTTACACCATATCAATCTTTCCATCAGGCCGGGACAAATGGTGGCCCTGGTCGGAGCTACCGGAGCCGGTAAATCAACCCTGCTTTCCCTGCTCACCCGTTTTTACGAATGCACGGACGGAGAGATCTATCTGGACGGGCAACCCCTCTCCCTTTTATCCAAAGCCAGCCTCCGCACCGCCCTGGGATACGTCACGCAGGAATCTTTCCTCTTCAACGGTACGGTACGCGAAAACATGCTCTTGGGAAAACGGAATGCCACCGACGATGAGATTTTTCAAGCGCTTGCAGCCGCCCATGCAGACGAATTCGTCCAGGCTCTGCCCGAAGGATTGGATACCAATGTCGGTGAACGCGGAATCAAACTTTCAGGCGGCGAAAAGCAACGTATTTCCATCGCCCGGGCGCTCCTGAAAAATCCCCCGATCCTTCTGCTGGACGAGGCTACAGCCAGCGTCGACACCCATACGGAAAAGCAAATCCAGCAGGCACTGGACACCCTCATGAAAGGCAGAACCTCCTTTGTCATCGCCCACAGACTTTCCACGATACGCCATGCAGACATCATCTGCGTTCTGGAACAGGGTGAAATTGTCGAACAAGGAACCCATGACGAACTTATTGCCCTCGACGGTACATATGCCTCCCTGTCGCGGAAGTCATTCCTTTCCGAACACAACACATGA
- the dnaX gene encoding DNA polymerase III subunit gamma/tau, whose amino-acid sequence MSYQVFARKYRPLTFDDVLGQDHVVRTLRNAIEQNRLAHAYLFVGPRGTGKTSTARIFAKALNCTGGPRVDFDPNEDICREIAEGRSLDVLEIDGASNRGIDHIRDLRDNVRFAPSRGTFRIVYIDEVHMLTKESFNALLKTLEEPPPHVKFIFATTEPHKILPTILSRCQRFDLRPIPAEIIAEHLLHICDLEHVKLSREAAFAIAKVADGGMRDAQSMLDQLVSFCGNSIEEAQVLNIFGITSRETVATGLALILEKNLPALLRLVQEQAEAGRDMGQLLSEIISTVREVLVSKVDTSASIASIPPELQERISAIVVKTRTDKILRLVEVLSDTEDKMRWSTQKRLHLEMGLIKAVHAMAEASISDIIKAIEGAPIPHTPIEVSSPPSFSATQIPAPAQSQPAPIVPENRDEDSRIPQTPQAIDSQLSPVKPTPEEQTPSIPEQEISAPESNLSERETDNTPDSQPEESAEPMPKSSSIPEPLSALSSDPVRPPETDSMDEPEEFLQEDTGTECFMNNLFTGEPEPLPAKEETTQPEIEDTSDRNEDEAAWKETIVRLSSTSPLKAGFIQYSAFLSRQSGFYTVGVHPTDSQARDTLQHPSLKEQAETILTELLHCPITLRVEMSSLVPEPPEPEPIPEPEQKPKPKPLPPAPEPPVEAPKPVDEEKQAEDYYKDPFIEKALAIFKARIIS is encoded by the coding sequence GTGAGCTATCAGGTCTTTGCCAGAAAATACCGTCCCCTGACCTTCGACGACGTTTTGGGTCAGGATCATGTTGTCCGTACCCTGCGCAACGCCATTGAGCAGAACCGCCTGGCGCATGCCTACCTGTTCGTCGGCCCTCGCGGAACGGGGAAAACATCCACTGCACGCATCTTCGCCAAAGCGCTCAATTGTACCGGCGGTCCCCGCGTTGATTTTGATCCCAACGAGGATATTTGCCGGGAAATAGCCGAAGGGCGCAGCCTGGATGTATTGGAGATTGACGGAGCATCCAATCGCGGGATCGACCATATCCGCGACTTGCGCGACAATGTACGCTTTGCTCCTTCGCGCGGCACATTCCGCATTGTGTACATCGATGAAGTCCACATGCTCACCAAAGAATCTTTCAATGCTCTGCTGAAAACGTTGGAAGAACCTCCTCCCCACGTCAAATTTATCTTTGCAACAACCGAACCGCACAAAATTCTCCCAACAATTCTGTCCCGTTGTCAGCGTTTCGACCTACGTCCCATCCCGGCGGAAATTATCGCCGAACACCTCCTGCATATCTGTGACCTGGAGCACGTCAAACTCTCTCGCGAAGCTGCATTCGCCATTGCGAAAGTAGCCGACGGGGGGATGCGCGACGCCCAGTCCATGCTCGACCAGCTCGTCTCATTCTGCGGTAATTCCATTGAGGAAGCCCAAGTTTTGAACATTTTCGGGATCACGTCCCGCGAAACCGTCGCTACGGGCCTGGCTTTGATTTTGGAAAAGAACCTGCCTGCCCTGCTCCGCCTCGTTCAGGAACAGGCGGAAGCCGGCAGGGATATGGGACAGCTCCTCTCGGAAATCATCTCTACCGTCCGCGAAGTACTTGTCAGCAAGGTCGATACTTCCGCCTCCATCGCCTCTATTCCTCCGGAACTTCAGGAGCGCATCTCCGCCATCGTCGTAAAAACCAGGACGGACAAAATTCTTCGTCTCGTCGAGGTCCTCTCTGACACGGAAGATAAGATGAGGTGGTCCACTCAGAAACGCTTGCATCTGGAAATGGGTCTCATCAAGGCAGTCCATGCCATGGCCGAAGCCAGCATCAGCGATATCATCAAAGCCATTGAAGGAGCGCCGATTCCCCACACTCCGATCGAAGTATCCTCCCCCCCCTCCTTTTCCGCTACCCAGATTCCGGCTCCCGCCCAGTCTCAGCCCGCCCCGATTGTTCCGGAGAACCGGGATGAAGATTCCCGGATACCCCAGACTCCCCAAGCGATAGATAGCCAGCTATCCCCGGTCAAACCTACTCCGGAAGAACAGACTCCTTCCATTCCGGAACAGGAGATTTCCGCTCCCGAGTCCAATCTTTCCGAAAGGGAAACCGATAACACTCCCGACTCTCAGCCAGAAGAATCGGCAGAACCCATGCCGAAGTCATCGTCCATACCCGAACCTCTCTCGGCCTTGTCCTCAGACCCCGTCCGTCCTCCTGAAACAGATTCGATGGACGAGCCTGAAGAATTTTTGCAGGAAGATACCGGGACGGAATGCTTCATGAACAACCTGTTCACGGGAGAACCGGAACCTCTCCCCGCCAAAGAGGAGACTACTCAACCGGAAATTGAAGACACCTCTGATCGGAACGAGGACGAAGCTGCCTGGAAAGAGACCATTGTCCGCCTTTCCTCCACTTCTCCCCTCAAGGCGGGATTCATCCAGTATTCGGCTTTCCTCAGTCGCCAAAGCGGCTTCTACACCGTCGGCGTACACCCTACCGACAGCCAGGCAAGGGACACCCTGCAGCACCCCAGCCTGAAAGAACAGGCAGAAACAATCCTGACCGAATTGCTGCACTGTCCCATCACTCTCCGCGTTGAAATGAGTTCCCTCGTCCCGGAACCTCCCGAACCGGAACCCATCCCCGAACCGGAACAAAAACCCAAACCCAAGCCGCTTCCCCCGGCTCCGGAACCTCCCGTTGAAGCACCCAAGCCAGTCGACGAAGAAAAGCAGGCCGAGGACTACTACAAAGATCCCTTTATTGAAAAAGCCCTGGCCATCTTCAAAGCACGTATCATCTCCTGA
- a CDS encoding YbaB/EbfC family nucleoid-associated protein, translating into MKLMKQAQEMQAGLAAAQEKLATETVESEGAAGKIKVTATCDGTITSLTIDPSILDPNDAEFLQELLLATIQNAISKGKEKAASEMKKLTGGMELPPGFGM; encoded by the coding sequence ATGAAATTGATGAAACAAGCCCAGGAAATGCAGGCCGGGCTTGCCGCCGCTCAAGAAAAGCTCGCCACCGAAACTGTTGAATCGGAAGGAGCCGCCGGTAAAATCAAAGTAACGGCCACCTGCGACGGCACAATTACCTCTCTCACAATCGATCCTTCCATTCTGGATCCCAACGATGCTGAATTCCTTCAAGAACTTCTGCTTGCAACCATCCAGAACGCCATCAGCAAAGGTAAGGAAAAGGCCGCATCGGAAATGAAAAAGCTGACTGGCGGCATGGAATTGCCTCCCGGCTTCGGCATGTAA
- a CDS encoding endonuclease/exonuclease/phosphatase family protein, with translation MPAVLAWIFFRSKIGLVVFLLWTLYGITTLDSLPSIARTGMNQYKLPSHPGLQSWRIVTIDCRGMKNIPTAALAKLNADVIFLQGARDPNQTVEMALTLFGNSARARQIGTCAIICSNGELSQVAPIPDTESLMVDWIPRHSNLPIRLVNISLAHRQTKMNFLLPEHWKYYSKLRSFHRLEIDNILNALKDQGNKVGNMPIIMAGNFNAAPSSSTFKSIGSNFLDVYRETGTGFGATTPAQFPILRQNRIFTTSPLLPIHSDTVTIPGAIHKAVVSDISKH, from the coding sequence ATGCCCGCAGTCCTCGCCTGGATCTTCTTCCGTTCGAAAATCGGGTTGGTCGTTTTCCTCCTCTGGACATTGTACGGCATCACCACTCTGGATTCCCTTCCCTCCATCGCCAGAACGGGAATGAACCAGTACAAACTGCCATCTCACCCCGGCCTCCAATCGTGGCGCATCGTCACCATTGATTGCCGAGGCATGAAAAACATACCCACAGCCGCCCTGGCCAAGCTCAATGCCGATGTCATTTTCCTCCAAGGGGCCAGAGACCCGAATCAAACAGTCGAAATGGCCCTGACCCTGTTCGGCAACTCCGCCCGTGCCCGCCAAATCGGCACATGCGCCATTATTTGTTCCAACGGGGAACTCTCCCAAGTAGCGCCTATCCCCGATACGGAAAGTCTGATGGTTGACTGGATTCCCCGCCATTCCAACCTTCCTATCCGTCTAGTCAATATCAGCCTGGCCCATCGTCAGACGAAGATGAACTTCCTTCTTCCCGAACACTGGAAATACTATTCCAAACTCCGTTCTTTCCACCGGCTTGAAATCGACAACATCTTAAATGCGTTGAAAGACCAGGGAAACAAAGTCGGCAACATGCCCATCATTATGGCTGGAAACTTCAATGCGGCCCCTTCATCTTCCACATTCAAATCCATCGGCAGCAATTTTTTGGATGTTTACCGGGAAACGGGAACGGGGTTCGGAGCAACGACTCCGGCACAATTTCCCATCCTGCGCCAAAACAGGATTTTCACGACGTCCCCTCTGCTGCCTATCCATTCAGACACGGTCACCATCCCTGGAGCCATCCACAAAGCCGTTGTTTCCGATATCTCCAAACATTGA
- a CDS encoding UvrD-helicase domain-containing protein, whose protein sequence is MASSFSLDSLNRAQRQAVVTLNGPVLILAGAGTGKTRTVTCRISHMVEHGIPGRNILAVTFTNKAANEMRERIGQMVARKAARAMMISTFHSLCTRILREDIGKLGYKENFTIYAGSDQVGLLRQLIVRHGGRKEKVEPKDVLAAMSSVKNAGLNIDSIKDDLLATIASSYQRELIAQNAVDFDDLLIMAEKILREYPDVREAWRSRFRYITVDEFQDTNSLQMSLLKQLVGPEHNVCVVGDDDQSIYGWRGAQISNILDFERFFPNPTVIKLEENYRCTAPILNAANALIKHNLGRREKTLYAHKGNGEPVRLISMPGDAEEAEFIVTDLETIRRRENRNWEDFAILFRANTQSRIIEQTLREHKIPYRMVGTQSFFDRKEVKDLIAYLGLMDNPKADLHLLRVLNTPPRGISETTAHLAIDWSREHEQSVWEALNDEELLSQFSTRVRNSVQEFCRLVDKYATLFAASEQDFGDLLAELIEETGYEGYVCRSCKTENEEQKRLIGIGDVKADLRRYWEPGKNLTDYLAKVSLDQDDDDDDVENKAGVCLITMHASKGLEFPIVYLVGLEEGILPHKRSLEDGNCDEERRLLYVGITRAQERLMMTFCSTRLRYGDRMPCRRSSFIGEIPEDLYIYETWEEIMEQEITPEEESDFISSLRSMIIDED, encoded by the coding sequence ATGGCATCGTCATTTTCTCTCGACAGCTTGAACCGGGCGCAAAGACAGGCCGTCGTTACGTTAAATGGCCCGGTGCTTATTCTTGCCGGAGCCGGTACCGGCAAGACGCGTACGGTGACGTGCCGTATCTCTCATATGGTGGAACATGGTATTCCGGGACGCAATATCCTGGCTGTTACGTTTACAAACAAGGCTGCCAATGAAATGCGTGAACGCATTGGTCAGATGGTCGCGCGCAAAGCCGCCCGAGCCATGATGATCAGCACGTTCCACTCCCTGTGTACGCGTATCCTGCGCGAGGATATCGGGAAACTGGGCTATAAGGAAAATTTTACGATTTATGCCGGTAGCGATCAGGTGGGGCTGTTGCGCCAGTTGATCGTGAGGCATGGCGGGAGAAAAGAAAAGGTGGAGCCCAAGGATGTACTGGCAGCCATGAGCTCAGTGAAGAATGCCGGTCTCAATATCGATTCTATCAAGGATGATTTGCTGGCGACGATTGCATCTTCGTACCAGCGGGAACTGATTGCCCAGAATGCGGTGGACTTTGACGACCTGTTGATTATGGCGGAGAAGATCCTGCGGGAATATCCCGATGTCCGTGAAGCCTGGAGGAGCAGGTTCCGCTACATTACGGTGGACGAATTCCAGGATACCAACAGCCTGCAAATGAGCCTTCTCAAGCAGCTTGTCGGACCGGAACATAACGTTTGCGTCGTGGGGGACGACGACCAATCCATCTACGGGTGGCGCGGTGCGCAGATCAGTAATATTCTGGATTTCGAACGTTTCTTCCCCAATCCTACCGTGATCAAGCTGGAGGAGAATTACCGTTGTACGGCGCCGATTCTTAATGCTGCAAATGCTTTGATCAAGCATAACCTCGGGCGCCGTGAGAAAACCTTGTACGCCCACAAGGGCAATGGTGAACCTGTCAGGCTCATTTCCATGCCGGGGGATGCGGAAGAAGCGGAATTTATTGTCACGGATCTCGAAACGATACGCCGTCGCGAGAACAGGAACTGGGAGGATTTTGCCATCCTTTTCAGGGCCAATACACAGAGCCGTATTATCGAGCAAACCCTTCGAGAACATAAAATCCCGTATAGAATGGTGGGCACCCAAAGCTTCTTCGACCGCAAAGAGGTGAAGGATTTGATTGCCTATCTGGGGTTGATGGACAATCCTAAGGCGGATTTGCACCTCCTGCGCGTTCTCAATACTCCGCCACGCGGCATCAGTGAAACGACGGCACATCTTGCAATCGACTGGAGCCGGGAACACGAACAGAGCGTCTGGGAAGCCTTGAATGATGAAGAACTGTTGTCGCAGTTTTCGACTCGCGTGCGTAACAGCGTCCAGGAATTCTGTCGTCTGGTTGATAAATATGCAACCTTGTTTGCCGCTAGCGAACAGGACTTTGGCGATCTTCTTGCGGAATTGATTGAGGAGACCGGCTATGAAGGTTATGTTTGCCGCAGTTGCAAGACGGAGAACGAGGAGCAGAAACGTCTCATAGGGATCGGGGACGTCAAGGCCGACCTCAGACGCTACTGGGAGCCCGGTAAAAACCTGACCGACTATCTGGCCAAGGTCTCTCTTGATCAGGACGATGATGATGACGATGTAGAAAACAAGGCCGGTGTATGCCTGATTACCATGCATGCCTCCAAGGGTCTCGAATTTCCGATTGTTTACCTTGTTGGTCTCGAAGAAGGGATTCTGCCTCACAAACGTTCTCTTGAAGACGGAAATTGCGATGAAGAGAGACGCCTTCTTTACGTCGGTATTACGCGTGCCCAGGAACGCCTGATGATGACTTTTTGTTCGACTCGCCTCCGGTATGGAGATCGCATGCCGTGTCGTCGTTCATCATTTATCGGAGAAATCCCGGAAGATCTCTACATTTACGAAACCTGGGAGGAGATCATGGAGCAAGAGATAACTCCCGAGGAAGAGTCCGACTTTATTTCCTCTCTCCGGAGCATGATTATCGACGAAGACTGA
- the fmt gene encoding methionyl-tRNA formyltransferase translates to MRIVFMGTGNIALPSFRRLLNKSNVVGLVTQPDRPVGRHQVMTPPALKVMAEDADVPVLQPESLRKPEAVQALAELKPDLIVVMAYGQILSEEVISMPPLGCINAHASILPRHRGASCIAAAIKEGDSSTGVTIMHMVRKLDAGDIIKSVSLPLMGKETCGMMHDVLANLAPDVLMDVIHSIESGTATRTRQNEYLATYAPKLQRSDGLIDWNLSAVEIERAMRAYDPWPGTYTLFRDRKGRIKTLKLFPCAKVKKENRGVPGEILSIGEHGLLVACAEGALLVPAVQPDGGKRMSVAQFAAGRPLDPGMIFNPVEDRNG, encoded by the coding sequence ATGCGCATCGTATTCATGGGAACTGGCAATATCGCATTGCCTTCATTCCGCCGGTTATTGAACAAGTCCAATGTCGTTGGTCTCGTGACGCAGCCGGATCGTCCTGTCGGACGGCATCAGGTCATGACTCCGCCTGCACTCAAAGTGATGGCCGAGGATGCGGATGTTCCTGTCTTGCAACCAGAATCGCTTCGAAAGCCGGAGGCTGTCCAAGCGCTGGCGGAGTTGAAGCCGGACCTTATCGTTGTGATGGCTTATGGGCAGATTCTCTCCGAGGAAGTGATCTCCATGCCCCCTCTGGGCTGCATCAATGCCCATGCCTCGATCTTGCCGCGGCACCGTGGCGCGTCCTGTATCGCCGCCGCCATTAAGGAAGGAGACTCCTCCACGGGGGTGACGATTATGCATATGGTTCGCAAACTGGACGCCGGGGATATCATCAAGTCCGTGTCTCTTCCTCTGATGGGCAAGGAAACCTGCGGGATGATGCATGATGTTCTCGCGAATCTGGCCCCCGATGTGCTGATGGACGTGATCCATTCCATCGAATCCGGAACGGCTACGCGAACGCGCCAGAACGAATATCTGGCGACGTATGCTCCCAAGTTGCAGAGATCTGACGGATTGATTGACTGGAATCTGTCGGCCGTGGAAATTGAACGCGCCATGCGTGCATATGATCCCTGGCCGGGTACGTACACCTTGTTCAGGGATCGCAAGGGCAGGATCAAGACATTGAAACTTTTCCCCTGTGCAAAAGTCAAAAAGGAAAACCGTGGCGTGCCAGGTGAGATCCTCTCGATTGGAGAGCATGGTCTCCTCGTTGCTTGTGCGGAAGGGGCACTTTTGGTGCCTGCCGTCCAGCCGGATGGCGGCAAGCGTATGTCGGTGGCGCAATTTGCTGCAGGTCGCCCCCTTGATCCGGGAATGATTTTTAATCCTGTTGAAGACCGAAACGGATAA
- a CDS encoding FtsQ-type POTRA domain-containing protein, translating into MARKSTTCIQPGSKREEMRALEKELIKKGFRPRFWKRFGRRLVSVLTLLVIFFALAWSIRFLWSNYISRYDGLSFKELELKTNGVILEDQVLQLMGLQGKEVLLSLDVDALEQKLMAFPAIRKATVRRELPSTLCVEIDARVPIAWLDCPKLGIRSHDVEHGMFVDADGVVFPCHKEIHKDYMDCPILSVPTPDEGEISPGEKVEILDRAVDLIVLIRREKSEFISKLSRISIRNEWSYLVEFEDGCEAVFGVYDTERQVENFLMIQQNARKTHRKIRKINLIQERNVPVEYDRNYENIPIAEPVTE; encoded by the coding sequence ATGGCCCGCAAATCCACAACTTGTATCCAACCGGGAAGCAAGCGCGAGGAAATGCGGGCTTTGGAAAAGGAGTTGATTAAAAAAGGCTTTCGTCCGCGTTTTTGGAAGCGTTTTGGCCGTCGGCTCGTTTCCGTGCTGACGCTTCTGGTGATTTTCTTTGCCTTGGCATGGAGTATCAGGTTCCTGTGGTCCAATTATATCTCCAGGTATGATGGACTTTCCTTTAAGGAACTGGAACTCAAAACAAATGGGGTTATTCTTGAGGATCAAGTACTGCAGCTGATGGGGCTGCAGGGCAAGGAGGTGTTGCTATCGTTGGATGTGGATGCCTTGGAACAGAAACTGATGGCTTTTCCTGCCATCAGAAAGGCGACCGTCCGCCGGGAACTCCCGTCTACATTGTGTGTGGAGATCGATGCCCGGGTGCCTATTGCCTGGCTTGACTGCCCCAAGCTGGGCATCCGTTCCCATGATGTTGAACACGGTATGTTTGTGGATGCCGATGGTGTGGTGTTTCCTTGCCATAAGGAAATTCACAAAGACTATATGGATTGCCCGATACTGTCCGTGCCGACGCCGGACGAAGGTGAGATTTCTCCGGGAGAAAAGGTGGAAATTCTGGACCGTGCCGTGGATTTGATCGTGTTGATCCGTCGTGAAAAGTCCGAATTCATCTCCAAGCTCAGTAGAATCAGCATTCGTAACGAATGGTCTTATCTGGTTGAGTTCGAAGATGGATGTGAAGCGGTTTTCGGGGTGTATGATACGGAACGACAGGTGGAAAATTTCCTGATGATCCAGCAAAATGCCCGGAAGACGCACCGTAAGATAAGAAAAATCAACTTGATTCAGGAACGGAATGTTCCGGTCGAATACGACAGAAACTACGAGAATATCCCGATTGCCGAGCCGGTGACCGAGTAA
- a CDS encoding D-alanine--D-alanine ligase, with translation MNLSKDTRIAVLIGGPGAEREVSLVSGRAVAGALRDGGFTHVTEVDVRTPDFVLPEGTELAYNVIHGTFGEDGSLQRTLEARGMPYTGAGVRTSEIAFDKVKSKEVFMEAGVPTPACEILDCSDGLVLPTLPLPLVIKPACEGSSVGVHIVHKQEDLLPAMEEVVQHGTAILVEEFIQGKELTVGILDGVALPVVHICPRSGFYDLKNKYPWMNMGGGTDYICPADISKEATLAVQEAALAAYKAVGVEVYGRVDVMLRDSDQKPFVLEINTIPGMTSSSLLPKAAGEIGLSYEALCERIAEISLATSRG, from the coding sequence ATGAATCTTTCGAAAGATACAAGAATTGCTGTCCTGATTGGCGGTCCGGGAGCTGAACGGGAAGTTTCCCTCGTTTCCGGACGGGCTGTGGCGGGTGCTTTGCGGGATGGCGGGTTTACGCACGTGACGGAAGTGGATGTCCGGACGCCGGACTTTGTCCTGCCCGAAGGGACGGAGCTGGCTTACAACGTGATCCACGGGACTTTCGGCGAAGACGGTTCGTTGCAAAGAACATTGGAAGCCAGAGGAATGCCTTACACGGGAGCGGGTGTCAGAACTAGTGAGATTGCCTTCGACAAGGTGAAATCCAAGGAGGTTTTCATGGAAGCGGGAGTTCCGACCCCCGCTTGTGAGATTCTGGATTGTTCCGATGGGCTTGTGTTGCCTACTCTTCCATTACCCCTGGTGATCAAGCCGGCTTGCGAAGGATCCAGCGTAGGTGTTCATATTGTCCATAAGCAGGAGGATTTGCTGCCGGCGATGGAAGAAGTCGTTCAGCATGGTACGGCCATCCTCGTGGAAGAATTTATCCAGGGCAAGGAACTGACGGTAGGTATCCTGGACGGCGTGGCTCTGCCTGTCGTCCACATCTGTCCGCGTTCCGGGTTTTATGATCTGAAGAACAAGTATCCGTGGATGAATATGGGAGGCGGTACGGATTACATTTGTCCGGCCGATATTTCCAAGGAGGCTACGCTTGCCGTACAGGAGGCCGCCCTGGCCGCATACAAAGCGGTAGGAGTGGAAGTTTATGGCAGGGTCGATGTGATGTTGCGCGATTCAGACCAGAAGCCTTTTGTGCTGGAAATCAACACGATTCCGGGGATGACTTCCTCCAGCCTTCTGCCTAAGGCCGCTGGTGAGATCGGATTGTCCTATGAGGCTCTTTGTGAGCGTATCGCAGAAATTTCACTGGCGACAAGCCGGGGGTGA